aaaatatttttgaaagttttaaatttattttaatcttataaattgaaaaatatatataatgtgCACTGGTatgtttctcttctttctttttttttcctctcctcATTGCTTTCCAATTTACCAATGAATCCATTGAAACAATGAAACAGAAAACAGCCCACTCACAATGAAACTTTTAATTGTCCGTGGTACGTGACAAATCCCAGAAAACTTCTGATCTAAGAAACTGTCAAATCAAAAACTAATATGAAACACGTACCATCAAATTTTTTTCCTAAAACTAGGAGAACACCTACCACCAACaatgaaaaaatcaaaaaccaAGAAAAACAGCCCCACTCACAAGAAAATCAAGGATGAACACAGCCACGTACACAGcagaaaataaataaagcaaagaggagaggaaaaaaagaaagaagagaaacatATCAGAGAAGAGAACGATGGAGTCCTGCACAACTAAAGGAGGAAGGTGTTGCAACTTAGGGTTACTCTCAACAgcttattagaaaaaaaactccattttttaactttttccttaaaagttacttttttatatttctttgtaaaaaaataagtaacttAATTTTTAAGATCTTATTAAAAATTGTGTTTGACCAAACTTTTGCTTAAAAAtaacttaaaagttaaaaaaaagctGGGTCAAACACCACCTTATACTCATTTGAGAGAGTTGTTctcataattaatattttatattagatATGACaatttagtagttttttttttactcggttatataaaaattaattaaattttaactatAGAATATACTATTAGAATCTTTAAATATGAGGTTCAAAAAATCATTTAGGGAAGTACCTTTATAAACTGTGTTTGCTAATAAAAAATGAgattaaaaaatgttttaagaatataaattttttaacaataaaaaattaaaaaccaatggAGTTTCCTTAATCTCTATTGTAAATTCCACCAACTAATAACTCTATACAATTAATtaggaaaaaaaggaaaagtccAAACGGTATCTGCATAAAAAATGTCTACACTTATCATTAAATCCAAAAGATATCATGGAAAGTATATAATTCAaaagaaattcaaaattaacGTAAAAGATAACAAAAAGATTTAAAAATGAATCacataaattaaaaaagaaagaaagattggaagcccaaaaaaaaattctcaccgTTTTTCATTGATAACAAAATTTCTCAGCActatcccaaaaaaaaaaacataagcacCAGCACGAGAGCAAAACGAGATGCGGTAAAATCTGGTGGGAAGATTCGGTCCCTAGAGTTTGATCACATCAGTATATCGCTCCTTGTGCTTTGCCCTCATCACAATCCTCACTAACCTCACCACCGTCGTCACGTTTTATAGGTGGTTCTGGGCAAAACCCTTTTTTTGATACGAAATCACCATAATAGGTAACAATTTGTGAGGATTTATGCAgctttttttattgaatttaaaaGAATTGAAACTAACTTACATCTGTTAAAATTATTATCCATGAATGGAAAAAAACAGCAATGAAATGCCAATAAACCGTTTGGAGGTAAGGTAGTTGTATTAGGAGGGGATTTCAGACAAATACTCCCTGTTATTCAAAAGGGGTCTAGACAAGATATAGTTGCAGCAACCATAAATTCTTCATATTTATGGGAAAACTGCAAAGTTCTttccttataaaaaaatatgaggTTACTCAATATGAATGGACATCAAGATAATGATGTGGATTCTTAAATTGGGAAACAGTGAATCATCAACCAATGGTGACGGTGAAATGCTTATTGATGTTCCTCATGATCTTTTGATTATTGGTCCATCTGAATCGTTGCTCCAACTTATACAGTTTGTTTATCCAGATATGGTTTCTCATCTTACAGATCCAACCTTTTATCAAGAAAGAGCTATATTAGCCCCCGCATTAGAATCAGTTGAAAAAGTAAATCAATATATTTTATCTTGCATTAAAGGGGAAGAAAAAGAATATCTGAGTTGTGATTCTGCTTGCAAGTCTGATGAGGACAATGATGTTGAAGCTGCATGGTTAACCCCGGAGTTTCTACATGAAGTAAAATGTTCGGGAATTCCAAATCACAAATTGGTGTTGAAGAAAGGGGTGCCTGTCATGCTTCTAAGAAACTTAGACCAATCCTCTGGATTATGTAATGGAACTAGACTTTTAATAGAGGATTTGTGCCCAAATGTGATCGGTGCGACTGGAACAAATTCCGGAAAAAAAAGTTTACATTGGTAGAACGAGTTTGATTCCCCAAGACTTTGGTCTTCCATTCAAATTTGAAAGGCGACAGTTTCCATTGGCTGTTTGTTACGCAATGACCATCAACAAGAGTCAAGGACAGTCTTTGAGCCATGTTGGATTATACCTTCCTAGACCAGTattcactcatggtcagttcTACGTAGCAGTATCAAGAGTCAAAAGTAGAAAAGGGTTAAGAATCCTAATACTGGATGATGAAGGAGAAATTACCACTTCAACAACAAATGTTGTCTAGAGGGAggtctttgaaaatatttgaggTTTATTCTTTATCTAATATTTTTAGTCAATTTTAAAACTACTTTGTACTTTCAATATATCATATAATATGTTGCTATTTCTATTTGGTAC
This portion of the Lotus japonicus ecotype B-129 chromosome 3, LjGifu_v1.2 genome encodes:
- the LOC130745122 gene encoding uncharacterized protein LOC130745122, yielding MDIKIMMWILKLGNSESSTNGDGEMLIDVPHDLLIIGPSESLLQLIQFVYPDMVSHLTDPTFYQERAILAPALESVEKVNQYILSCIKGEEKEYLSCDSACKSDEDNDVEAAWLTPEFLHEVKCSGIPNHKLVLKKGVPVMLLRNLDQSSGLCNGTRLLIEDLCPNVIGATGTNSGKKSLHW